A single Oryza brachyantha chromosome 8, ObraRS2, whole genome shotgun sequence DNA region contains:
- the LOC102711727 gene encoding putative kinase-like protein TMKL1, with translation MRMMVPRCFFLIVVVTLSAGAGVIASPSAASSDVALLLERVKPALQGQGANAQLSTWTASTPLCLWRGLRWSTALAFPRPLPCDSPAARANLSLARDPSLLLLSLRLPAAALAGHLPPALAAFSALVSIYLAHNALTGPIPLDLGNAPALAVLDLASNRLQGALPPSIWNLCDRLTHLRLHDNALTGPIPDPAGPNTTCDALRLLDLAANRLSGAFPSSLAAFRGLQTLDLSANRLSGPIPPGLSPIHALNLSYNNFSGQIPPDLAASAPDSFLGNSPALCGPPLAQQCLAKPSGLSPSGVAAMVIGLMAAAVVLASVSIGWAQGRWRASEEGGTLVEATEDGAGGEGKLVVFQGGEHLTLEEVLNATGQVVNKASYCTVYKAKLAEGGGSIELRLLREGSCKDAESCAPVVRRIGRARHENLVPLRAFYQGRRGEKLLVYDYFPGHRTLHEVLHGEQQGRPALTWARRHKIALGVARALAYVHAGHGEAHGNVRSSNVLVDECFVARVAEYAVHRLLVPSAAEAVLATAKADGYRAPELQSKGYCKCSPRTDVYAFGILLLELVMGRRASGELPAVVKAAVLEEVTMMEVFDAELARGVRSPSEEGLLQALKLAMGCCAPVAAARPTMAEVVRQLEEIRPRNSSRPSAIYSPVGTGTGTATPTAA, from the coding sequence ATGAGAATGATGGTGCCTCGCTGCTTCTtcctcatcgtcgtcgtcaccctCTCGGCCGGGGCCGGGGTAATAGCATCGCCATCGGCGGCCAGCTCCGACGTGGCGCTCCTCCTAGAGCGCGTCAAGCCGGCGCTCCAGGGCCAGGGCGCCAACGCGCAGCTCTCCACCTGGACCGCATCCACGCCGCTGTGCCTATGGCGCGGCCTCCGCTGGTCCACCGCGCTGGCCTTCCCCCGCCCGCTCCCCTGCGActcccccgccgcccgcgccaaCCTCTCCCTCGCCCGCgacccctccctcctcctcctctccctccgcctccccgccgccgccctcgccggccacctcccgcccgctctcgccgccttctccgccCTCGTCTCCATCTACCTAGCCCACAACGCCCTCACGGGTCCCATCCCCCTCGACCTCGGCAACGCCCCCGCGCTCGCCGTCCTCGACCTCGCCTCCAACCGCCTCCAAGGCGCCCTCCCGCCCTCCATCTGGAACCTCTGCGACCGCCTCacccacctccgcctccacgaCAACGCCCTCACCGGGCCCATCCCCGACCCCGCCGGCCCCAACACCACCTGCGAcgccctccgcctcctcgacctcgccgccaaCCGCCTCTCCGGCGCCTTCCCAtcctccctcgccgccttcCGCGGCCTCCAGACCCTCGACCTCTCCGCCAACCGCCTCTCCGGTCCCATCCCGCCGGGCCTCTCGCCCATCCACGCGCTCAACCTTTCCTACAACAACTTCTCCGGTCAGATTCCTCCCGACCTTGCCGCCTCTGCGCCCGACTCCTTCCTCGGCAACAGCCCGGCGCTCTGCGGCCCGCCGCTGGCCCAGCAGTGCCTGGCCAAGCCCTCGGGCCTTAGCCCCTCCGGCGTCGCCGCAATGGTCATCGGcctcatggccgccgccgtcgttctGGCCTCGGTGTCCATTGGGTGGGCGCAGGGGCGGTGGAGGGCGTCAGAGGAAGGGGGCACACTCGTGGAAGCcacggaggacggcgccggcggcgaggggaagCTGGTGGTGTTCCAGGGAGGAGAGCACCTGACGCTGGAGGAGGTGCTCAACGCGACGGGGCAGGTGGTGAACAAGGCCAGCTACTGCACCGTGTACAAGGCGAAGctggcggagggcggcggcagcatCGAACTGCGGCTGCTGCGCGAGGGCAGCTGCAAGGACGCCGAGTCGTGCGCGCCGGTGGTGCGGCGGATCGGGCGCGCGCGCCACGAGAACCTGGTGCCGCTGCGCGCCTTCTACcaggggcggcgcggcgagaaGCTGCTGGTGTACGACTACTTCCCCGGACACCGGACGCTCCACGAGGTCCTCCACGGGGAGCAGCAGGGGCGGCCGGCGCTGACGTGGGCTCGCCGGCACAAGATCGCGCTGGGggtggcgcgggcgctggcgtaCGTGCACGCGGGGCACGGCGAGGCGCACGGCAACGTGCGGTCGTCGAACGTGCTGGTGGACGAGTGCTTCGTGGCGAGGGTGGCGGAGTACGCGGTGCACCGGCTGCTGGTGCCGTCGGCCGCGGAGGCAGtgctggcgacggcgaaggcggATGGGTACAGGGCGCCGGAGCTGCAGTCGAAGGGGTACTGCAAGTGCAGCCCGCGGACGGACGTGTACGCGTTCGGGATACTGCTGCTGGAGCTGGTGATGGGGCGGCGGGCGTCGGGAGAGCTGCCGGCGGTGGTGAAGGCGGCGGTGCTGGAGGAGGTGACGATGATGGAGGTGTTCGACGCGGAGTTGGCGCGCGGGGTGCGTAGCCCGTCGGAGGAGGGCCTGCTGCAAGCGCTGAAGCTGGCGATGGGTTGCTGCgctccggtggcggcggcgcgtcccACGATGGCGGAGGTTGTGCGCCAGCTGGAGGAGATCAGGCCCCGGAACAGCAGCCGCCCGTCGGCGATCTACAGCCCCGTCGGCACCGGCACTGGCACTGCCACGCCCACCGCCGCCTAG
- the LOC102712005 gene encoding mediator of RNA polymerase II transcription subunit 15a: protein MDGGNWRPTDPSAVAAAAGGIDPNAPAPSGGDWRAQLQPEARTRIVNKIMETLKKHLPVSVPEGLNELQKIAVRFEEKIYTAATSQSDYLRKISLKMLSMETKTQQNPGNTQGIQNQNPPGPVPGLPPQGSNPAQSSAIPLMSQQQARQPNSTSVQASLTNLGQSLPGVNQTATLQNMSGIPQNAMNNGLTQGASQDIYATQRQMVGRQQQQQQQQSQNQLIYQQQQMLMKQKLQQQNSLMQPHIQQQQSLLQSTQMQSSQQQMMQISSGLQPGQSIPQTQPMVQSASQGGIQQNPLNSVPQSVQSLLQQPAQSSIRQQQHSQSSIHPQPSLQQAQPTQQPNVPLQQQFGQQQNLQQNQLIGQQNGSVDMPQQQRLPVQSNLLNMQQTPQMLNQQSMPSHQQQQLGSQANISTLQQQQQQQQQQQNQQQQQLLGTVPNIQRLHMLQTKAAVQQSQQQPHGQQSSLGLMQPQSQHNQLQQSQQHLMSQFQPQPNQLQQLGMPQQQPIQQRLPTSASMLLQPNNIDQQKQFIQAHRGLQEVSSSTSVDSTAQTGHAGTGTGDWQEEAYQMVKNLKDQYFAELNELYNKISLKLQHIDSMVPPQKPTDQYDKMKSFKVMLERTMQVLQLNKGSIQPAIRDKIPAYERQIISILNSQRRKPVQTQGQTQFQQSAGQGPTSNIPQQQPSLQQHDNHTNQMPQASMPSMSTGLQSSGAAGIQHVPASPATNFGVPTTQQNVTNGPQATSSLDVTQGSNFNSLQHGSMSGALQQGSTGPMQGTLNAQQQGSSSMLSHSQVGTMQPNANSMQANANSLQQMKQQQQEHLMQSQQMKRQMFQHLQQKQMLQQQLPTQQQLQKQQQSQMQVPQHHSGNDANELKVRQGTAVKPVIYQQHLAQRNNYYNQQMKQGSAFPISSPQNLQVSSPQISHHSPQVDQHNLLPSQLKTGTPLQSANSPYMPSPSPPVAPSPIPVDSDKPLSNLSSSLTNTGQAPHQQTAMAPQTQSIAVNTPGISASPLLAEFTSVDGNQANMPTQVLTKSSAAERPLDRLLKALRATQRQSLSAAVSDIGSVVSMIDRIAGSAPGNGSRAAVGEDLVAMTKCRLQARNFITHDGTGTSKKMKRDTSAMPLNVSSAGSVNDSFKQACIIDTPELQSTATSRVKWQKTEINHALVEEIHEINQQLIDTELHVCEDDAESFGATSEGAEGTVIKCTFTAVAVSPSLKSMFASAQMSPILPLRVLVPASYPKCSPVLLDKFPDEQRNSDDLSTKARSKFSMLLRGLAEPMSLREIARTWDACARKVIAEYAQQTGGGSFSSSYGCWENCVGA, encoded by the exons AATGGAGACACTGAAGAAGCATCTACCAGTGTCAGTGCCTGAGGGATTGAATGAGCTTCAAAAAATAGCAGTTCGATTTGAAGAGAAAATCTATACTGCAGCCACCAGTCAG TCTGATTACTTGCGGAAGATTTCTCTAAAAATGCTCTCTATGGAAACAAAGACTCAACAGAATCCCGGGAACACTCAAGGGATTCAAAACCAAAATCCTCCTGGCCCAG TACCTGGACTTCCTCCTCAAGGCAGTAATCCAGCACAGTCATCAGCTATCCCCTTGATGTCTCAGCAACAGGCCCGGCAGCCAAATTCTACATCTGTACAAGCTTCTCTTACTAATCTTGGTCAGAGCTTGCCAGGTGTCAACCAGACAGCCACACTGCAGAACATGTCTGGCATACCACAAAACGCCATGAATAACGGTTTGACACAAGGTGCTTCGCAAGATATATATGCTACTCAAAGGCAAATGGTAGGAaggcagcaacagcagcagcagcagcaatctCAGAACCAATTAATttaccagcagcagcaaatgTTGATGAAGCAGAAGTTGCAGCAGCAGAATTCACTTATGCAACCACACATTCAGCAACAGCAATCTTTGTTGCAGTCAACACAGATGCAATCATCACAACAGCAAATGATGCAAATATCATCTGGCCTCCAACCCGGGCAGTCCATTCCGCAGACACAGCCAATGGTACAGTCAGCATCTCAGGGTGGTATTCAACAGAATCCGTTGAACTCGGTACCACAATCTGTGCAATCGTTACTCCAGCAACCTGCACAATCTTCTAttaggcagcagcagcactcaCAGTCCTCCATACATCCACAGCCTTCTCTGCAGCAGGCTCAACCAACTCAGCAGCCTAACGTTCCTTTGCAACAACAGTTTGGCCAGCAGCAAAATTTGCAACAAAATCAGTTAATTGGTCAGCAGAATGGTTCTGTTGATATGCCACAGCAACAGAGACTACCAGTGCAATCAAATCTTTTGAATATGCAACAGACACCACAGATGTTGAACCAGCAGTCTATGCCATCACACCAGCAACAACAGTTAGGCTCCCAGGCAAATATTTCAACtctacagcagcagcagcagcagcaacaacaacaacaaaatcagcagcagcaacagcttcTTGGAACTGTGCCAAATATCCAACGACTACATATGCTACAAACAAAGGCAGCGGTTCAGCAATCACAGCAGCAGCCGCATGGTCAGCAGTCATCACTGGGTCTGATGCAGCCTCAATCACAACACAACCAACTTCAGCAATCACAGCAGCATCTTATGTCGCAGTTCCAACCTCAACCTAACCAGCTACAACAACTGGGAATGCCACAGCAACAGCCCATACAACAAAGGCTTCCTACATCAGCTAGCATGCTCTTGCAACCAAATAACATTGATCAACAAAAGCAATTTATACAGGCACATAGGGGCCTTCAAGAAGTTTCGTCTAGCA CATCTGTGGACTCCACTGCTCAAACAGGTCATGCAGGTACTGGTACAGGAGATTGGCAAGAGGAGGCGTATCAAATG GTGAAGAACTTGAAGGACCAATATTTTGCAGAATTAAATGAATTGTACAATAAGATCTCTTTGAAGTTACAGCATATTGACAGCATGGTTCCACCTCAAAAGCCAACTGATCAGTAtgataagatgaagagtttCAAAGTGATGTTGGAGCGTACGATGCAAGTTCTGCAATTAAACAAGGGAAGCATTCAGCCTGCCATTAGGGACAAAATTCCTGCATACGAGAGGCAAATTATCAGTATCCTAAATTCACAAAGAAGGAAACCTGTACAGACACAAGGGCAGACACAATTTCAACAATCTGCTGGGCAAGGTCCTACCTCTAACATTCCACAACAGCAGCCTTCCCTGCAGCAGCATGATAATCATACTAATCAGATGCCTCAAGCAAGTATGCCAAGTATGAGCACCGGCTTACAGTCCTCAGGTGCAGCTGGTATACAACATGTACCTGCATCCCCAGCAACAAACTTTGGTGTTCCAACTACACAACAAAATGTTACAAATGGACCACAGGCTACCTCTAGTTTGGATGTTACTCAAGGAAGCAATTTTAATTCTTTGCAGCATGGTTCAATGAGTGGTGCTTTACAACAGGGAAGCACTGGACCCATGCAGGGTACGCTAAATGCACAACAACAGGGCAGTAGTAGCATGTTATCTCACAGCCAAGTGGGCACAATGCAGCCAAATGCCAATTCCATGCAAGCAAATGCAAATTCATTACAGCAGATgaagcagcaacagcaggagCATCTGATGCAGAGTCAGCAAATGAAGCGTCAAATGTTTCAACATCTCCAGCAAAAACAAATGCTTCAGCAGCAACTCCCAACACAGCAACAATTACAGAAACAGCAGCAATCACAGATGCAGGTTCCACAGCATCACTCTGGAAATGATGCAAATGAGCTAAAGGTTAGACAAGGAACTGCGGTGAAACCTGTAATTTATCAACAGCACTTGGCCCAGCGCAATAACTATTATAATCAGCAAATGAAACAGGGTAGTGCTTTCCCAATTTCGTCGCCACAAAACCTCCAAGTATCATCCCCTCAAATTTCACACCATTCTCCTCAGGTTGATCAGCACAATCTCTTGCCATCTCAACTGAAGACTGGGACGCCATTGCAGTCTGCTAACTCACCATACATGCCATCTCCATCCCCTCCTGTTGCTCCGTCTCCTATACCAGTTGATTCAGATAAACCGCTCTCCAATTTATCATCATCACTAACTAATACTGGTCAGGCTCCACATCAGCAAACAGCCATGGCACCTCAAACACAATCAATTGCTGTTAACACTCCTGGGATCTCAGCCTCACCCTTGCTGGCAGAATTTACAagtgttgatggaaaccaggctAACATGCCAACCCAAGTTCTAACCAAATCAAGTGCAGCAGAAAGGCCTCTAGACCGTTTACTTAAAGCG TTGCGGGCAACACAGCGCCAGTCTTTGAGTGCGGCAGTTAGCGACATAGGTTCTGTTGTCAGTATGATTGACAGGATTGCTGGGTCTGCACCTGGTAATGGTTCAAGAGCTGCTGTTGGTGAAGATTTAGTTGCTATGACGAAGTGCCGGTTGCAAGCCAGGAATTTCATAACACATGATGGGACCGGTACATCAAAGAAAATGAAGCGTGACACTAGTGCTATGCCTCTTAATGTCTCATCAGCTGGAAGTGTTAATGACAGCTTCAAGCAAGCATGTATCATAGATACCCCTGAGCTGCAATCAACAGCAACCTCCCGTGTTAAGTGGCAAAAGACCGAG ATAAACCATGCTCTTGTGGAGGAGATACATGAGATAAACCAACAGCTCATAGATACAGAGCTCCATGTTTGTGAGGATGATGCTGAGTCATTTGGTGCTACATCTGAAGGGGCAGAAGGGACAGTCATTAAATGCACATTTACTGCTGTGGCTGTTAGTCCCAGTTTGAAGTCCATGTTCGCATCAGCACAAATG AGTCCAATTTTGCCATTGAGGGTGCTTGTTCCCGCAAGCTACCCCAAGTGCTCCCCGGTTCTCCTAGACAAGTTTCCAGATGAGCAAAG AAACTCGGATGACCTGTCGACCAAAGCGAGGTCGAAGTTCAGCATGTTGCTTCGGGGTCTAGCTGAACCAATGTCACTGCGAGAGATTGCGAGGACATGGGACGCGTGTGCCCGCAAAGTGATTGCCGAGTATGCGCAGCAGACTGGAGGAGGCAGTTTCAGTTCCAGCTATGGCTGTTGGGAAAATTGCGTGGGTGCTTAA
- the LOC102703419 gene encoding zinc finger protein 593 homolog — MGGKCPHRKVKKRRLSHKTARRGKFLVKADDAVYDELVKLADAGKDADATQLPVDEDLPGMGQFYCLHCDRYFASDSVKEEHYRSKRHKKRIKQMSGPAPHTQLDADLAAGMGMPDNGLKLMSM, encoded by the exons atGGGAGGCAAGTGCCCGCACCGCAAGGTCAAGAAGCGCCGCCTCTCGCACAAGACGGCTCGCCGCGGCAAGTTCCTCGTCAAGGCTGACGACGCCGTCTACGACGAGCTGGTCAAGCTGGCCGACGCCGGCAAGGACGCCGACGCTACCCAGCTCCCCGTCGACGAGGACCTCCCCGGCATGGGGCAGTTCTACTGCCTCCACTGCGA TCGTTACTTCGCGAGTGACAGTGTCAAGGAGGAGCACTACCGCTCAAAGCGCCACAAGAAAAG GATCAAACAAATGTCAGGGCCAGCCCCACATACCCAACTTGATGCGGACCTTGCTGCTGGAATGGGAATGCCTGATAATGGCCTGAAGCTCATGTCCATGTGA